CGGCAATCCGCAGTTAATATTTCCCTACCAAATGATTAGGAGATTGGCTGCGGATTTTTCGTTTGATTCTCAAAAGTTAGGGAAGAAAGGCAACTTGCTTAAAAACTACTCACAAAATTCTTCATTTAAAAAACAATAAGCTTAGTTAAAAAACAAAATAATGGATCCACAGAAGATTGATAATATAGAACTAAAGTTTTTAACTCTTAAAGACTACGAAGCATTAAAGAATGCAACCATACAATCCTATGGCGGTATGCCAAATAGTTATTGGAAGATCAATGAGATTGGTAATCTGATAGATATTTTTCCCGAGGGGCAGGTGGTTATTATGGCCGATGGCGAAATAGCTGGCTGTGCCCTTTCCATTATTGTAGATTTTGATGAATTGGGTGAAAAGCACACATATCAAGATATTACAGACGATCCAACTTTTAAAATTCACGACCCCGAAGGCGATGTGCTTTATGGAATAGACGTTTTTATTCGTCCAGATTTTCGTGGTTTGCGTCTGGGTAGAAGATTGTACGATTATAGAAAGGAACTTTGCGAAAACTTAAATTTAAAAAGCATTGTTTTTGGGGGTAGAATGCCGAATTATCACTTACACTCAGATAAGCTTTCACCTAAACAATACATCGAAAAAGTAAAGCGCAAGCAAATTGACGATCCTGTACTGAATTTTCAAATTTCGAACGATTTTCACCCGGTGCGTGTGTTGAAAGGTTATTTGGAAGGCGACAAAGCCTCTGGCGAGTTCGCGGTTTTAATGGAATGGGACAATATTTATTATACAAAACCCGAAAAAAAACCAAAGCCTTCTGCTATTAAAAGTATAGTGCGGCTTGGACTTATTCAATGGCAAATGCGGAGCTATTCCGGAATGGAAGAATTAATGCACCAAGCCGAATATTTTATAGATAGCGTTGCAGGATATCGTTGCGATTTCGCAATGTTCCCTGAGTTTTTTAACGCACCACTTATGGCAAAATACAACCACATGAGCGAGCCAGATGCCATCCGCGAATTGGCTAAATACACTAAAGAAATAACCGAAAGATTGTCACAGCTATCTATTTCATATAATATAAATATCATCACGGGTAGTATGCCCGAAATGGTTCGTGGCAAACTTTATAACGTAGGTTATCTTTGTCGTCGCGATGGAAGCGTGGAGCGTTACGAAAAAATACATGTAACCCCGGATGAAGAGCGCGTTTGGGGAATGGTAAACGGAAATTCCCTAAAAACATTCGATACAGATTGCGGAAAGATTGGCGTATTAATTTGCTACGATTCTGAATTTCCCGAACTTTCCCGGTTGCTTTCTGATGAAGGAATGGATATACTTTTTATCCCCTTTCTTACCGATACTCAAAATGGTTATTCCCGAGTGCGTCTTTGTGCGCAGGCCCGGGCCGTTGAAAATGAGTGTTATGTTGCTATTGCAGGAAGCGTTGGAAACCTACCGAAAGTACATAATATGGATATTCAGTATGCTCAA
This region of Aequorivita marisscotiae genomic DNA includes:
- a CDS encoding bifunctional GNAT family N-acetyltransferase/carbon-nitrogen hydrolase family protein, translating into MDPQKIDNIELKFLTLKDYEALKNATIQSYGGMPNSYWKINEIGNLIDIFPEGQVVIMADGEIAGCALSIIVDFDELGEKHTYQDITDDPTFKIHDPEGDVLYGIDVFIRPDFRGLRLGRRLYDYRKELCENLNLKSIVFGGRMPNYHLHSDKLSPKQYIEKVKRKQIDDPVLNFQISNDFHPVRVLKGYLEGDKASGEFAVLMEWDNIYYTKPEKKPKPSAIKSIVRLGLIQWQMRSYSGMEELMHQAEYFIDSVAGYRCDFAMFPEFFNAPLMAKYNHMSEPDAIRELAKYTKEITERLSQLSISYNINIITGSMPEMVRGKLYNVGYLCRRDGSVERYEKIHVTPDEERVWGMVNGNSLKTFDTDCGKIGVLICYDSEFPELSRLLSDEGMDILFIPFLTDTQNGYSRVRLCAQARAVENECYVAIAGSVGNLPKVHNMDIQYAQSAVFTPCDFSFPNNGIKAEATPNTEMILVADVDIDLLRELHTFGAVRNLKDRRKDFYRLERVKK